A segment of the Candidatus Delongbacteria bacterium genome:
TACCTTGCTTGTTAATAAAGGATTAATAAGTTTAGAAAAGAAAAATGACTGAAATATTTGATCTTATATACAATCTCCTTTATGAAAATACATTTCTCATTTTATTGGGAAGTTTCCTTTGGGGGATTGGAAGTGTTATTTTTAGTCCATGTCATTTAGCAAGTTTTCCTCTAATTGTAGGATTCATCACAAAAGAGAAAAGGAGAAGTATAAAGCGATCTTTTTTCTTATCACTTTTGTTTTCTCTAGGAATATTTATATCTCTTTTAATAATCGGATTTGTTACTATCGCTGCCGGTAGAATTGCTGGCGATTTAGGTATATTCCCTCAAATTGTAGTTGGTTTAATACTGATACTTACTGGGCTTTATTTTATGAATCTTATTCCTCTTAACTGGAATAATCTACCGATTGATAAGCTGAAGTTAAACAGTAATTTTTCAATATTCATATTTGGTTTATTATTAGGAATAGGACTTGGACCTTGTACATTTGCCTTCATGGCTCCAGTCTTGGGTATAATATTCGAATATGCTGACAGATTACCTCTTGTTATTGGAATAATAGCTTCCTTCTCAATTGGACATTGTCTAGGTGTAGTCCTTGGCGGAACATTATCAGAATTAGTTATAAAATATATGAATTGGACTAGTGCTAATAAACTCGTTTCATATATAAGATTTACCTGTGGAGTTTTGGTAATATTTGGAGGAGTTTATATGATAATTAAAGATTATCTAAATTAAAGTTATTCTATAGTATTTGTAATAGTTTTGTAATTATTACGAAATATCTTAAAGTCTACTAAATTTGTTATAATTTGTGAGGAGTAAAATGGATAAAACAGCAGGAATTAGTTTCTTTGAAAGATATCTTTCTTTATGGGTTTTCCTTTGTATAGTTGCTGGTGTAGCTTTAGGATTACTATTTCCAATCATACCTGAGACTTTAGAAAAATTCGAGTATTATAATGTATCAATACCAATAGCAATCTTAATCTGGATGATGATTTTTCCAATGATGCTAAAAATTGACTTTACAAGTATCAAAAGAAGTTTTACTCAACCAAAAGGTTTATCTATCACTTTAGTTACAAATTGGCTTATTAAACCTTTCACAATGTATCTAATAGCTCTAATATTTTTTAAATACATTTTTGGAAGCCTCATAAGTGTTGATTTAGCCAACGAATATATAGCTGGAGCTGTACTTCTTGGAGCTGCCCCTTGTACAGCAATGGTTTTTGTGTGGAGTCATCTAACAAAAGGAGATGCTGCCTACACACTCGTACAAGTTGCGATTAATGACCTTATAATACTTGTGGCATTTACTCCAATTGTAGCTTTTTTGCTTGGATTGAGTGATATAGTAATTCCTTACGATACTTTATTTTTATCGGTTGTTCTCTTCGTAGTAATCCCTTTTTCAGCAGGATATTTCGTTAGAAACTACATAGTAAAAACCAAAAATGAAGATTATTTAAACAATATATTCATCCCAAAATTTGGGAACATAACAATAAGCGGATTATTGCTAACCCTTGTTATCATCTTTTCTTTTCAAGGAGAGATTATTATAAACAATCCATTAAACATTGTTCTCATTGCCGTTCCTTTAATTATTCAGACAGTTATAATTTTTTTCTTCGCTTATTACTGGGCGAAGCTGTGGAAAGTTCCACATTGTGTTGCAGCTCCAGCCGGAATGATTGGTGCAAGTAACTTTTTTGAGTTGGCAGTAGCAGTGGCTATTTCACTTTTTGGGTTAAAATCTGGAGCAACTTTGGCAACAGTTGTAGGTGTACTTGTGGAAGTACCTGTAATGCTTTCACTAGTTAAATACGCTAATAAAACTAGATATAAATTTTTGGAGAAATAATGGAAAAGTTAAGAGTATTATTTGTTTGTATACACAATTCTGCAAGAAGTCAAATGGGTGAAGCTTTTTTAAATGAAATAGCAGGTGACAGATTTCATGCTGAAAGTGCTGGACTGGAAGCTGGGAAATTGAATCCTCGTGTAGTTAAAGCTATGGCTGAGATTGGGTATGATTTAAGCCAAAACAAAACTAATTCTGTTTTCGATTATCTAAAGGAAGAAAGAAAATATGATTATGTGATTACAGTTTGTGATGGAGCATCTGGTGAAAGATGTCCTATTTTTCCAGGAAAGAGTAAGAGAATCCACATGGAATTTAGAGATCCGTCAAGCTTAACTGGTAGCGATGAAGAGAAGATGATCGAGATCAGGAAAATTAGAGATGAGATCAAGGATTTTGTGACTGAGTGGGTGAAGGTAGTGTAGGGGAGAATGGTGTAATTTATTTTTTAATAACTTGAATTTCTATTTTCTGCATATATAATAAACTGCTGGTGATATATACCAACTATTTTCACCAAGCAGTATATTGTTAACCAAAAAAATGTTAAAAAAGTGTGCCAAAAATATTTCTAATACAGATTTCGAACTCTTTTCGCAATTTCTTTAATTGTTTTAAATGACCCTCTTGTTTCTTTGAACTAAACATCATTTTCATTCGTTGCAATCTTTCTTCAATCTTTTGATTTTTTTCATCGTAAGAAAAAGCTTGCATTAAATCAAGCTCTAATGACTTAATATGAACAGACGACTCTTTAATTTCAGAAATATTTTGAGTAATAGCATCTTTATACAAATCCAAAACAGCATTAACTCTTTCAAGAATTTCTTCCTTTATTTGAATTGAATGACTATTCTCCTCTTCCAAAAATTGAAATATTGATTTTTTGATAAAAAAGTATTCTTTTTTTTTGTTTGAGCTAAATGCACTTATGCCTTCATAACTAATGTCATAATCTTCAAGTGTTTCAGCAATGTCATCTAATACATTTTTAACATCTGAAAGAGGTCTTACGTCTGATTTATTACAAATTATAAAAAGCTTCTTATTTGTTAAATTTAAACCTTCCAGAAATTTCAAATCAGAAGAGGGAAAGGTTCCATTTGTATCTAGTCCTATTATCCACAAAAGAGAATGAGACTGCTCTAAATATTCTTTGGCAGTATTTATATCTTCTTTTGTATAACCTTCTGTTACAGCTGGATTATATCCAGGAGTATCTATAAAACAAAGTTTATCAAGAGGATATAATTTTCTCTCTTTTTCCTGCTCCTTTTGTATGAAACTTTCCTTATCAAAGTAATATTCACCTTCTGTCCTGAAGTGAAAATCACTAGTTTCTGTTTTTCCATTTTTACTAAATCTACAGTTTATTTCTTTTCTATCTTCAAAATAAAAAGAGTACCATCCTTCAGAATCTTTTTTCATCTTAATTCCAGGATAATCACAGGTAAAATAATTATTCCCATTATCATCCCATGCCCAAACATGAGAAAACTTTGTGTAAACTTTTATTCCACGGAACGCTTTATAAACTTCTCTTTCTAATCCTAGAGGAGTTCCAATTGTCATAAACGGCATAATTGATTTCAAGTTAAAGTTGAATGATTTTACGAAATCATGGGATAATCCTTTATAAAAATGTGGGTCAATAGATATACTCCCACCTTCTTTTTGGTAACCTCTTATCTCATTTTTATCATCATAAACAACATAAGTTGGAATTGCTGTAACAGGCTTTATTCCAATAGGCAGCTTAATATCTGATGAAAAAAAGAAGCTATTGATAAATGCTGATTTACCACTGCTAAAACCGCCTCCCAATGCAATTATATTCTTATTGTAAATTGCAGAAAAATTTATAAGGATTTCAAGCTCTTTTTCAATAGCTTGTAATAGTAAAACTGCTTCAGCCTCATTTGCTAAAGAATCCTCTTCATTTGCGAATTTAAAAAAATCCTGATGAAGCAATTCTTTAAATTTATACCAATCAATATTTTCGAATGGTTTTGTAGACAATAAAGAACTAATTAAATCAAATTTTTCCTTGATTAGAAGTAATGAGGCATTTTCCTTTTCTAAGCGTAAGTTATTCTGAGTCTGTTCTTCAATTATCTCTTTTTGTTCAGTTTGTAGGATTAACAATCTTTCAATTTCTAAATTTGCTTTAACCAATTTATCATTTTGAAGCATATTATTAGAGTTAAGGTTATTGTTTTCAACTTCAAGGAAATCTTTGTTTGACTGCAATTCACCTATATCATCACCTAATTTTAATAATGAAAACCGAACCTCTTCTTTTATCTTTTTTCTATTAAAGTTAACGAACTTAGATATCTCATCTAGTTTTGGAATAATATCTTTTTCTATAGCATCTTTCATTCTATTTTATGCTTCCTAATTTTGTTAAAATAGTATTAAATCTAGTTAATGTTATCTTTTTATTACTAATTTGATTTTCTAACTGCTCAATCTTTTTATTGTAGTCCGAAAATATATCATCTGAAATATTTATCTTCTTTAATACGCCTGTCAATTTTTCGCTATGTCTAGTAAGGTCCTTGTCTACTCTTCTTTTTAATTCTGAAACATAGTTCTCTACATGACCTTTAAATGTTTCAGCAGAAGAACCTTCTAATGTTCCATTTTGTTTTAGATTATCAGGAAGGCTTCCATGGTACTCGATGGAGGGATGTTCAACAGACTCAATTACATTCCTTAGGGCTTTTCGAATTAATTGAGGTTCTAGTTCATCGTCATTAATAGAACTTCTTAATATAGAAATTAATCTTTCATACACACTCCTCCTCCAATCTAAAACAAGGTTGTCAATATTTGTAGAAATTTTGTTTTCGATATTTAGAGTCAGATTTTCCAACTCATTTCTTACTGCACCTGCTTTAACAGTAATAACATCATAATAATGAGTTGATTTAAAAAGCCATCCACTCGTATAGGATTTTGTTTTAATACTCTCTTTATTATCGATTTCTGTGTTTGATTTTTTGAATAAATTCTCCAAATCTTCTTTTAACCGTTTTTTCATATCAACTCGAAATTGATCAATTAATTCTTGATACTCTTCTTGTAGAGCAATCGAGGCTTTCTTCTGAACCTTTCCAATTTCCTTTTTTTGTTTTTTTAACTCATCAATATCGAATTCATTAACTCTTCGACTCTGTTCTGATACATATGCTAACAATGCTTCTTTGTACATAAAAATTGTATTTGATTTTGCTTCAACAAATTCATCTTTTCTTTTTTGTAAAATTTCATCTTTTTTTAAGCGAACATCCTCAACAACCTCTTTTAGCTTATCATTATTA
Coding sequences within it:
- the arsB gene encoding ACR3 family arsenite efflux transporter, which translates into the protein MDKTAGISFFERYLSLWVFLCIVAGVALGLLFPIIPETLEKFEYYNVSIPIAILIWMMIFPMMLKIDFTSIKRSFTQPKGLSITLVTNWLIKPFTMYLIALIFFKYIFGSLISVDLANEYIAGAVLLGAAPCTAMVFVWSHLTKGDAAYTLVQVAINDLIILVAFTPIVAFLLGLSDIVIPYDTLFLSVVLFVVIPFSAGYFVRNYIVKTKNEDYLNNIFIPKFGNITISGLLLTLVIIFSFQGEIIINNPLNIVLIAVPLIIQTVIIFFFAYYWAKLWKVPHCVAAPAGMIGASNFFELAVAVAISLFGLKSGATLATVVGVLVEVPVMLSLVKYANKTRYKFLEK
- a CDS encoding cytochrome C biogenesis protein, coding for MTEIFDLIYNLLYENTFLILLGSFLWGIGSVIFSPCHLASFPLIVGFITKEKRRSIKRSFFLSLLFSLGIFISLLIIGFVTIAAGRIAGDLGIFPQIVVGLILILTGLYFMNLIPLNWNNLPIDKLKLNSNFSIFIFGLLLGIGLGPCTFAFMAPVLGIIFEYADRLPLVIGIIASFSIGHCLGVVLGGTLSELVIKYMNWTSANKLVSYIRFTCGVLVIFGGVYMIIKDYLN
- a CDS encoding arsenate reductase ArsC → MEKLRVLFVCIHNSARSQMGEAFLNEIAGDRFHAESAGLEAGKLNPRVVKAMAEIGYDLSQNKTNSVFDYLKEERKYDYVITVCDGASGERCPIFPGKSKRIHMEFRDPSSLTGSDEEKMIEIRKIRDEIKDFVTEWVKVV
- a CDS encoding dynamin family protein; its protein translation is MKDAIEKDIIPKLDEISKFVNFNRKKIKEEVRFSLLKLGDDIGELQSNKDFLEVENNNLNSNNMLQNDKLVKANLEIERLLILQTEQKEIIEEQTQNNLRLEKENASLLLIKEKFDLISSLLSTKPFENIDWYKFKELLHQDFFKFANEEDSLANEAEAVLLLQAIEKELEILINFSAIYNKNIIALGGGFSSGKSAFINSFFFSSDIKLPIGIKPVTAIPTYVVYDDKNEIRGYQKEGGSISIDPHFYKGLSHDFVKSFNFNLKSIMPFMTIGTPLGLEREVYKAFRGIKVYTKFSHVWAWDDNGNNYFTCDYPGIKMKKDSEGWYSFYFEDRKEINCRFSKNGKTETSDFHFRTEGEYYFDKESFIQKEQEKERKLYPLDKLCFIDTPGYNPAVTEGYTKEDINTAKEYLEQSHSLLWIIGLDTNGTFPSSDLKFLEGLNLTNKKLFIICNKSDVRPLSDVKNVLDDIAETLEDYDISYEGISAFSSNKKKEYFFIKKSIFQFLEEENSHSIQIKEEILERVNAVLDLYKDAITQNISEIKESSVHIKSLELDLMQAFSYDEKNQKIEERLQRMKMMFSSKKQEGHLKQLKKLRKEFEICIRNIFGTLF